Proteins encoded within one genomic window of Ammonifex degensii KC4:
- a CDS encoding diguanylate cyclase has product MWKPKSLRSRILGLLVLSLITYAVVASVATSAILVRCAEEGALSKVKADLNLAEALIDSLYPGPWEKRGDKLYKGDVLMNNNPIVNRITALTGDTCTIFLEDVRIATTVPGPSGKPAVGTKLSPEVAQVVLNEGKDYYGPAIVVGKPYQTAYRPLRNSKGEIVGILYVGTPQAQIRSMVYRLLASKALLLVGLLVALGTITTVTFARWFSPLEEISQALRAVAREDYSRPLTPSRYTEFEGIIDAVERMRRDIKQTFNRLNDLSNFGMRAAALVMEPEAIELLVHYLKRLGVDEIVVVLIDEKTGKGRLVATYSSATGRTEYFGEQCSYPPTPALNEVNLCYVVRILAPYCVDDVNEELDCRYACHVNPEVKSYVCYPMAVGGRTLGWVRVGSRQPYFFDAETKRSIEGYVSITAAMIANLRLSELNRRLSLIDPLTQLYNRRFLEEYLTHQVVEAQRLNRPFSILFIDVDQFKNVNDFYGHEVGDIALTLLAQTIKQNLREADAVVRYGGEEFIAVLPGTDLEGAAQAAEKVRRAVAETPICLESGENIFLTVSIGVAQYRIGLNPEEVIQRADEAMYQAKIKGKNLVVAYHEGENKFVVKTPKNTNDAPLSPH; this is encoded by the coding sequence ATGTGGAAACCAAAATCGCTGCGATCAAGGATCCTCGGGTTACTGGTATTAAGCCTTATAACCTACGCCGTGGTGGCTTCCGTAGCCACTTCGGCCATATTGGTGCGCTGCGCCGAGGAAGGAGCCCTAAGCAAGGTCAAAGCAGACCTCAACCTGGCCGAAGCCCTTATAGACTCTCTTTACCCCGGTCCCTGGGAGAAAAGGGGAGACAAGCTTTATAAAGGCGATGTCCTGATGAACAATAACCCCATAGTCAACCGGATAACTGCCCTCACCGGCGATACCTGCACCATTTTTCTAGAAGATGTGCGGATAGCCACCACCGTCCCTGGTCCTTCCGGCAAGCCAGCAGTGGGTACCAAGCTTTCCCCCGAAGTGGCCCAGGTGGTCCTAAACGAGGGAAAAGACTACTACGGTCCCGCCATTGTGGTGGGCAAGCCCTATCAAACCGCCTACCGTCCCTTGCGCAACTCCAAGGGTGAGATCGTAGGCATCCTTTACGTAGGTACTCCTCAGGCGCAGATAAGGAGCATGGTCTACCGGCTCCTGGCCAGCAAAGCCCTATTGCTGGTAGGACTTCTGGTAGCTCTGGGCACGATCACCACCGTCACTTTCGCCCGCTGGTTTTCTCCCCTGGAAGAAATCTCTCAAGCCCTGCGAGCAGTAGCGCGGGAAGACTACAGCCGGCCCCTTACTCCCAGCCGCTACACCGAGTTCGAAGGAATCATAGATGCGGTAGAGCGCATGCGTCGCGACATCAAGCAAACCTTTAATCGGCTCAATGACCTTTCCAACTTCGGCATGCGGGCCGCCGCCTTAGTGATGGAACCGGAGGCTATCGAACTTCTGGTCCATTACCTCAAGAGGCTGGGGGTAGACGAGATAGTGGTGGTTCTTATCGATGAGAAAACCGGCAAGGGACGGCTGGTAGCTACCTACTCCTCCGCTACCGGCAGAACGGAGTACTTCGGTGAGCAGTGTTCCTATCCTCCCACGCCGGCCCTTAACGAGGTAAACCTCTGCTACGTGGTGCGCATCTTGGCTCCTTACTGCGTCGACGACGTGAACGAGGAGCTAGACTGTCGCTACGCCTGCCACGTGAACCCGGAGGTGAAAAGTTACGTTTGCTACCCCATGGCCGTAGGAGGCCGTACTTTAGGCTGGGTGCGGGTGGGGAGCCGGCAGCCTTACTTCTTCGATGCCGAAACCAAGCGGAGCATCGAGGGTTACGTCTCCATCACCGCCGCCATGATTGCCAACCTGCGCCTAAGTGAACTTAACCGCCGCCTGTCCCTAATAGATCCGCTTACTCAGCTTTATAACCGCCGTTTTCTGGAGGAGTACTTAACCCACCAGGTAGTAGAAGCCCAGCGCCTCAACCGTCCCTTCAGTATCCTCTTCATTGACGTGGATCAGTTCAAAAACGTCAACGACTTCTACGGCCACGAAGTGGGAGATATAGCCTTAACTCTACTGGCCCAGACTATCAAGCAGAACCTGCGCGAAGCCGATGCAGTGGTGCGTTATGGAGGGGAGGAATTTATCGCCGTCCTGCCCGGTACTGACTTAGAAGGAGCAGCGCAGGCAGCAGAGAAGGTGCGCCGTGCCGTAGCGGAGACCCCTATATGTTTGGAGTCAGGAGAGAACATCTTCCTCACGGTCAGCATAGGGGTGGCTCAGTACCGTATCGGTCTAAATCCGGAAGAGGTCATCCAACGCGCCGATGAGGCCATGTACCAAGCCAAGATAAAGGGGAAGAACCTAGTAGTGGCCTACCATGAGGGCGAGAATAAGTTTGTAGTAAAAACTCCTAAAAATACCAACGATGCTCCCCTTTCTCCTCACTAG
- a CDS encoding TIGR00725 family protein produces the protein MRYVAVVGSGECSPEIGSLAYEVGKELARRNAVVLCGGRGGVMAEVARGVREEGGVVIGILPGTSRTEGNPHLSFSLPTGLGEARNAVIACAADVLIAVGGGYGTLSEVALALKRGKKVIGLAFSFPDVPGVIPASTPAEAVDLAFSP, from the coding sequence GTGCGCTACGTGGCAGTGGTGGGTTCGGGCGAGTGCTCGCCGGAAATAGGCAGCTTGGCTTACGAAGTAGGTAAGGAACTGGCCCGGCGGAATGCGGTTGTCCTGTGCGGGGGGAGAGGAGGGGTGATGGCCGAGGTGGCCCGGGGAGTCCGGGAGGAAGGGGGCGTGGTGATCGGCATCCTCCCGGGAACAAGCCGGACCGAAGGTAACCCCCACCTCTCCTTCTCTCTGCCTACCGGGCTGGGTGAGGCCCGCAACGCCGTGATTGCCTGCGCGGCCGATGTGCTCATCGCCGTGGGGGGCGGTTACGGCACCCTCTCCGAAGTGGCTCTGGCGCTGAAGCGGGGAAAGAAGGTGATAGGGCTTGCCTTCTCTTTCCCCGACGTTCCGGGAGTTATACCTGCTTCCACCCCCGCGGAGGCAGTGGATTTGGCCTTCTCCCCCTAG
- a CDS encoding redox-sensing transcriptional repressor Rex translates to MKVLRVPEATIGRLSVYSRYLEQLDKNGVTTISSGEIAKGVGVSPAQVRKDLAYFGEFGTRGVGYNVKDLIRYLHRILGLTHPWPVVVVGAGNLGTALCAYRGFRDRGFHIVGVFDNDLLKIGKRIQDLEVLPVEKIPEVVKEHGVRIGIIAVPQQAVQEVANILVKSGVEALLTFGSVAVRVPPHVIVRNIDLTIKLEILTFYLNFRETHPATWLEPNI, encoded by the coding sequence TTGAAAGTCTTGCGCGTTCCGGAAGCAACCATCGGGCGACTTTCGGTTTACTCCCGCTATTTAGAGCAGCTGGATAAAAACGGAGTTACCACGATATCTTCTGGGGAGATCGCCAAAGGGGTGGGAGTAAGCCCGGCGCAGGTCAGGAAAGATCTGGCCTACTTCGGTGAGTTCGGTACCCGCGGGGTGGGCTATAACGTTAAAGATCTCATTCGCTATCTACACCGCATCCTGGGTCTCACCCATCCCTGGCCGGTAGTGGTAGTAGGAGCAGGTAACCTTGGTACCGCCCTGTGCGCCTACCGGGGCTTTCGCGACCGAGGCTTCCACATTGTAGGGGTCTTCGATAACGATCTGCTTAAGATAGGTAAGCGTATCCAGGACCTGGAAGTGCTCCCGGTGGAGAAGATACCCGAGGTAGTAAAAGAGCACGGGGTGCGCATCGGGATAATTGCCGTGCCCCAGCAGGCTGTCCAGGAAGTGGCCAATATCCTGGTAAAAAGCGGTGTGGAGGCCCTTTTGACCTTCGGTTCGGTGGCTGTGCGAGTGCCCCCACACGTGATAGTGCGTAATATCGACCTCACTATCAAGCTGGAGATTCTCACCTTCTACCTTAACTTCCGGGAAACCCACCCGGCGACTTGGCTGGAGCCAAACATCTAA
- the rpe gene encoding ribulose-phosphate 3-epimerase: MIKVAPSLLSADFSCLLRDVKRVEEAGADYLHLDVMDGHFVPNITFGPPVIAALRPQSHLVFDVHLMIEAPERYIKDFVDAGADLITVHVEACRHLHRTLTAIKENGCRAGVALNPATPPQAVEYVLDLVDLVLVMSVNPGFGGQSFIPAVLPKISLLRSWIEERGLAVEIAVDGGVNRQTAPMVVKAGATVLVAGTAVFGAPDPRVVIQEFKSI, from the coding sequence TTGATCAAAGTAGCTCCTTCCCTTCTTTCAGCAGATTTTTCCTGTCTTCTCCGAGATGTAAAGCGGGTAGAAGAGGCGGGCGCCGATTATCTTCATCTAGATGTTATGGACGGGCATTTCGTTCCCAACATAACTTTTGGGCCGCCGGTCATAGCGGCCCTGCGCCCGCAATCCCACTTGGTTTTCGATGTGCACCTGATGATCGAGGCTCCGGAGAGGTATATCAAAGATTTCGTGGACGCCGGCGCCGACCTGATCACGGTGCACGTAGAAGCTTGCCGGCACCTGCACCGCACCCTTACCGCCATAAAAGAGAATGGCTGCCGTGCCGGCGTGGCCCTCAACCCCGCCACCCCGCCGCAGGCGGTGGAGTATGTACTGGACCTAGTGGACCTGGTGTTGGTGATGTCGGTGAATCCGGGCTTCGGCGGTCAGTCTTTCATACCCGCCGTTCTTCCCAAGATAAGCCTTTTGCGCTCCTGGATAGAAGAGCGAGGGTTGGCCGTGGAGATCGCTGTGGATGGGGGAGTAAACCGGCAGACGGCACCTATGGTGGTGAAGGCGGGGGCCACGGTGCTGGTGGCCGGCACGGCGGTTTTCGGTGCCCCCGATCCCCGTGTCGTTATTCAAGAGTTCAAGTCGATCTAA
- the rsgA gene encoding ribosome small subunit-dependent GTPase A: MVGQIIRIHGGFAFVRDPDTGKVWTALRRGKLAEEKILVGDLVEFSPLDEERGVLEKVLPRKTELYRPPVANVEQALLVFAFTEPDPNFKLLDRFLVLSQSAKIKPIICFNKLDLASPGLYQEERRAYEEAGFVFLAVSAKTGQGLEELKRHLSHRVTVLAGPSGVGKSSLLNAIQPGLKLQTAPVSRKTGRGRHTTRLVELLPLDIGGLVVDTPGFTSLDLPDIPPASLSAYFPEIARVGAGCRFSDCLHQAEPGCAVREAVAEGKIPRFRYQHYLVFLGEILERERRKFS, translated from the coding sequence TTGGTAGGGCAGATCATCCGCATTCACGGTGGATTCGCCTTCGTAAGAGACCCGGATACGGGTAAGGTGTGGACGGCTCTGCGCCGGGGGAAACTGGCTGAAGAAAAGATATTGGTAGGAGATCTGGTAGAATTTTCTCCGCTGGACGAGGAGAGGGGTGTGCTGGAAAAGGTACTGCCGCGCAAGACGGAGCTTTATCGTCCCCCGGTGGCCAACGTGGAACAGGCCCTTCTGGTCTTTGCCTTTACCGAGCCCGATCCCAACTTCAAGCTTCTCGATCGTTTTCTGGTGTTAAGCCAGAGCGCCAAGATAAAGCCGATCATCTGCTTCAACAAGCTCGACCTGGCTTCTCCCGGCCTCTACCAGGAGGAGAGGCGGGCTTATGAGGAAGCTGGGTTCGTCTTCCTTGCCGTCAGCGCCAAGACGGGCCAGGGACTGGAAGAGCTGAAGCGGCACCTCTCTCACAGGGTAACGGTGCTGGCCGGTCCCTCGGGAGTGGGCAAGTCGAGCCTGCTCAACGCCATTCAGCCCGGGCTCAAGTTGCAGACGGCGCCGGTCAGCCGCAAGACGGGGCGCGGCCGCCACACCACCCGTCTGGTGGAGCTTCTGCCCCTGGACATAGGGGGGTTGGTAGTGGATACCCCCGGCTTTACCAGTCTCGACCTTCCCGACATTCCTCCAGCTTCCTTGTCCGCCTACTTTCCGGAAATCGCGCGGGTCGGGGCCGGTTGCCGTTTCAGCGACTGCCTGCACCAGGCCGAGCCCGGTTGCGCAGTGCGGGAGGCGGTGGCGGAAGGAAAGATCCCCCGCTTCCGCTACCAGCACTACCTGGTCTTCCTTGGTGAAATTCTAGAGCGGGAAAGGAGAAAGTTCTCTTGA